TCACCGGGGTCCGGGTGGTCAAGGGCTTCGGGCAGGAGGAGCGGGAGGTCGGCCGACTGGACGCCGGCGCGCGCCGGCTGTTCGCCGACCGCATGCGGGCCGTCCGGCTGACCGGGTCGATCACCCCGGCACTGCAGGGCCTGACCGCGCTGGGCCAGGTCGCCGTCCTCGGGATCGGCGGGTATCTGGCCCTCAACGGCACCATCACCCTCGGGACCTTCCTGGCCTTCACCCTCTACCTCGCCCAGCTGGTCGCCCCGACCCGGATGCTGACCCTGCTGCTCGTCACCGCCCAGCAGGCCCGCGCCTCGGTGGAGCGGGTGCTGGAGATCATCGACACACTGCCGGTGATCACCGACCCGGAGGATCCGCAGCCGTTGCCGGACGGGCCACTGGACGTCGCGTTCACCGGCGTCCGCTTCGGCTACGCGCCCGACCAGCCGGTCCTGGACTCCTTCGAGCTGCACGTGCCCGCCGGCCGCACGGTCGCCGTCGTCGGGTCGTCCGGGTCCGGGAAGTCGACCCTGTCGCTGCTGCTCCCCCGGTTCTACGACCCGCAACGCGGCACGGTCGCCGTCGGGGGGCGGGACGTCCGCGCGGTGGGCCTGCAGGAGCTGCGGGGCAACGTCGGGGTGGTGTTCGAGGAGGCGTTCCTGTTCTCCGACACGATCGCGGCGAACATCGCGTACGGCCGTCCCGACGCCGACCGCGAGCAGGTCCGGGCCGCCGCCCGGGCCGCCGAGGCGGCGGACTTCATCGAGGCCCTCCCCCAGGGGTACGACACCGTGATCGGCGAACGCGGTCTGACCCTCTCGGGCGGCCAACGCCAGCGCCTGGCGCTGGCCCGGGCCATGATCACCGACCCGCGGGTGCTCGTCCTGGACGACGCGACGAGCGCGGTGGACCCGGTGACCGAGGCCGCCATCCTGGCCACCCTGGGCCGGCTGACGGCGGATCGCACGACCCTGCTCATCGCCCACCGCCGGTCGACCCTGCTGCTCGCCGACGTGGTCGCGGTGATGGACCGCGGCCGGGTCGTCGACATGGGCCCACACGACGAACTACTCACCCGATGTCAGGCCTACCGCGACCTGCTGGGCGGCGCCCTGGCCCCGGCCGAGCCGTCGGGACCGGCGCCGGCCCCGACGACCGCCCCCGATCCGGTGCCGGCGGAACCCGCCGACGCCGGATCGGATCCGACCGGTCTCACCCCCGAGCTCTGGCCCGACCCGACCGACGCCCCGGCGCCCGGACGGGCCGTCCGCGCCGCGGCCGAGCGCATCGGCCCGCGGGGCGGCGGTGGCATGGGCGGGTTCCTCGGCTCCGGACCGGCCACCCCGGAGCTGCTCGCCCGGGTCGACGCGCTTCCTGCTGCCCGCGACGAACCGCTGGCCCTCAGCGGGCCCACCGACGACCCCGGCGACGAGTCCGCACCGGTCGAGCCCGGCACCCCGACCCCGCCGTTCTCGTTGTGGCGCACCCTGCGGCCGGTCCGCTGGCTGCTGGCCCTGGCCCTGCTGCTCGTCGCGCTGGACGCCCTGGCCGGGCTCGCCCTGCCCGCCCTGGTCCGCTACGGCGTCGACCACGGCGTGTCGGCCGGTTCCCTCGGGGTCATCCTCGGCGCCACCGGGGTGAGTCTCGTCGTCGTCGGGGCGACCTACCTGATCCAGCGCTGGCAGTACATCGCCGCCGGCCGGGCCGGGGAGAACGTCCTCTACCGGCTCCGGCGGCGCGAGTTCGTCCACCTGCAGCGGCTCGGGCTCGACTACTACGAGCGCGAGATGGGCGGCCGCATCCTGACCCGCATGACGACCGACGTCGACGCCCTGTCGACGTTCCTGCAGACCGGGCTGGTCACCGCGGTCGTCTCACTCGCCACGTTCGTCGGGATCGCCGTCGTCCTGCTGGTGATGAACGCGGGTCTCGCGCTGATCGCGTTCAGCGTGCTGCCCGTGGTGCTCGTCTCCACCATCGTCTTCCGCCGGTACTCCGCCCGCGCCTACAACGACGCCCGCGACAAGGTCAGCGTGGTTAACGCGGACCTGCAGGAGAACGTGGCCGGGCTCCGGGTGGCGCAGGCCATGGGCCGGGAGCGGACCAACGCGGACACGTTCGCGGCGAGGTCCGAGGCCTACCGGCGGTCACGGATGCGCGCCCAGACGGCGATCTCGCTCTACTTTCCGCTGGTCGCGCTGCTCTCCCAGCTGTCTGCCGCGGCCGTCCTCGGTATGGGCACGGTCTGGGTGGTGGCCGGGACCCTCTCGGTCGGGACACTCATCGCGTTCGTGCTCTACCTCGACTCCTTCTTCACACCCATCCAGCAGCTGTCGCAGATCTTCGACTCCTACCAGCAGGCCCAGGTCGGTCTGCGCCGGATCGGCGAGCTGCTCGACACCCCGACCACCACCCCGCCGCATCCGAACCCCATCGCGGTGACCCGGGCGGACGGCGACGTCCGGGCCCAGGACGTGACGTTCCACTACGGCGCCGGGCCGGTCGGCACCGCGGCGTCCGGTCGGCCGGTGGACGGCGGGCAGCGGTCGGCCGCGGCCCTGGACGGGGTCACCCTCGACCTGCGGTCCGGCAGCACGGTCGCCGTGGTCGGCTCGACCGGCGCCGGGAAGTCCACGCTCGTCAAGCTGATCGCCCGCTACTACGACGTCACCGGCGGGGCCATCCAGGTCGACGGCCGTGACATCCGCACCTTCGACCTGCCGTCCTACCGCCGCCGGCTCGGGGTGGTGCCGCAGGAACCGCACCTGTTCAGCGGCACCGTGCGCGACAACATCGCCTACGGACGTCCGGACGCCACCGACGCCCAGGTGGAGGCGGCGGCCCGCGCCGTCGGAGCGATCGGGGCGATCGGCCGCCTCCCCGGTGGCTTCCGCCATCCCGTCGACGAACGCGGCCGCAACCTCTCGGCCGGGCAACGGCAGCTGCTGTCCCTGGCCCGGGCCGAGCTGGTCGACCCGGACATCCTGCTGCTCGACGAGGCCACCGCCGCCCTCGATCCGGCCGCCGAGGCAGCGGTCCTGACCGCGACCGAACGGCTGGCCCGGGGGCGGACGACCGTGGTCGTCGCCCACCGGTTGACGACGGCGGCGCGGGCCGACCAGATCGTGGTCATGGAACACGGGCGGGTGGCCGAGGTCGGGCGCCACGACGAGCTGCTGGGCACCGGCGGGGCCTACCACCGGCTGTACGCCGAGCTCACGGCGGCCAGCGGAGGACCATCCCCCACCGACGGGACCAACTCGGTCGGCCCAGTAACCAACCGGAGCGCCGGCGAGGCGTCCATCACCTCGATCGGTTCAGCCCCGTGACGCCCCCGGTCTCCGGCAGCCACGGGACGACGCCGAGCGATAGCCTGAATGCATACACCCTCTAACTCACATCGACCACACACCTAGCCTCAGAACGGGCGGAGAAACGTAGTGTCGTCAACGACCGCGCCAGAGTTCGGACCCAACGACTGGTTCGTCGAGGAGAAGTACCAGCAGTACCTCGCCGACCCGGACAGCGTCGATCCGATCTGGCGCGAATTCTTTTCCGCCAACTCCGGGGGCGCCGCCGCACAGGCGGCCAAGGCCACGTCCGCCCCGACGAACGGTGCCTCCGGCAACGGGGCCACCGCCCCCGCTGCCCCCCGCCCGTCGACCCCGCCGCCGCCCCCGCCGCCCGTCCGGAGCGCTGGCAAGCCCGCGGCCGCTCCCCCCTCCCCGGAGGCCCGGCCCGCCGACTCCCCGCCCGCCGCCAGCAACGGCAGCGCCGCCAACGGCGCGGCCCGGTCCCGCCCGGCCCTGGCCAACACCCAGACTCCGAAGGCCGGCGGCAAGGAACTCGCCGACGCCCCGCCCGCGGCCCGTCGCCGTTCGGCCACCGCCACGCCGAACGACATGGTCGCCGCCTCCGCCGCGACCGCCGCCACCGCCGCGAAGGCGGCCGAGGGCACCGGCGAGACCGCCACCCCGCTGCGCGGCGCCGCCGCCGCGGTCGTCCGGAACATGAACACCTCGCTGGAAGTACCGACCGCCACCTCGGTCCGGGCCGTGCCGGCGAAGTTGATGGCCGACAACCGCATCGTCATCAACAACTTCCTCAAGCGGAACCGCGGCGGGAAGATCTCGTTCACCCACGTCATCGGGTACGCGATCATCCGGGCGGTCCGCGACCTGCCGAACATGAACCGCCACTACGGCGAGGTCGACGGCAAGCCGCAGCTGATCACCCCGGCCCACGTCAACCTCGGCCTGGCCATCGACCTGCCCGGCAAGGGCGGTACGCGCAACCTCGTCGTCGTCCCCATCCGCAACGCGGAGTCGATGACGTTCACCCAGTTCTGGAACGGCTACGAGCAGCTGGTGCGCAAGGCCCGCGCCGGTCAGTTGACCGCCGAGGACTACGCCGGCACCACCATCTCGCTGACCAACCCGGGTGGCATCGGCACCAACCTGTCGGTGCCGCGGCTGATGGCCGGCCAGTCGGCCATCGTCGGCGTCGGGGCGCTGGAGTACCCGGCCGAGTTCCAGGGCGCCTCCGAGCAGACGCTGGTCGACCTGGGCATCTCCAAGATCGTCACGCTGACCTCCACCTACGACCACCGGGTCATCCAGGGCGCCGAGTCGGGCGAGTTCCTCAAGCGCATCCACCAGCTGCTGATCGGCGAGGACGGCTTCTACGACGACATCTTCGCCTCGCTGCGGATACCCTACGAGCCCGTCCGCTGGGTCCAGGACCTGGACTCCGGCCGCTACGGCGCCGCGGTCGACCGCACCGCCCGGGTGCTGGAGATCATCGACGCGTACCGCACCCGCGGTCACCTGATGGCCGACACCGACCCGCTGAACTACCGCCAGCGCAAGCACCCCGACCTGGACGTGCTCTCGCACGGCCTGACCCTGTGGGACCTGGAGCGCGAGTTCCCGGTGGGTGGCTTCAACGGCCGGCAGTACATGAAGCTGCGTGACGTCCTCGGCGTGCTGCGCGACTCCTACTGCCGCACCGTCGGTGTCGAGTACATGCACATCATGGATCCGGCCCAGCGGCGCTGGATCCAGCAGCGCGTCGAGGTCAAGCACGACAAGCCCGCCGTCGAGGAGCAGAAGTACATCCTCGGCCGGCTGAACAGCGCCGAAGCGTTCGAGACGTTCCTGCAGACCAAGTACATCGGCCAGAAGCGGTTCTCGCTGGAGGGCGGCGAGACGGTCATCGCGCTGCTCGACGCGGCGCTCAACCGCGCGGCCGAGTGCGGCATGGACGAGGTCGTCATCGGGATGGCCCACCGTGGCCGGCTGAACGTGCTGGCCAACATCGTCGGCAAGCCGTACTCGCAGATCTTCCGCGAGTTCGAGGGCAACATGGACCCGGGGCAGGCCCACGGTTCCGGTGACGTCAAGTACCACCTGGGCGCCGAGGGCAAGTACATCCGCCCGTTCGGCGAGGGCCAGGTCGAGGTGACCCTGACGGCCAACCCGTCGCACCTGGAGGTCGTCGACCCGGTGTTGGAGGGTGTCGCGCGGGCCAAGCAGGACCTGATCAACCTCGGCGAAGAGGGCTACACCGTGATGCCGCTGGCCATCCACGGTGACGCCGCGTTCGCCGGGCAGGGCGTGGTCGCCGAGACGCTGAACCTGTCGCTGCTGCGCGGGTACCGCACCGGCGGCACCGTGCACGTGATCATCAACAACCAGGTCGGGTTCACCACCGCGCCCGAGCAGTCGCGGTCCAGTGAGTACGCCACCG
This window of the Nakamurella flava genome carries:
- a CDS encoding multifunctional oxoglutarate decarboxylase/oxoglutarate dehydrogenase thiamine pyrophosphate-binding subunit/dihydrolipoyllysine-residue succinyltransferase subunit, which codes for MSSTTAPEFGPNDWFVEEKYQQYLADPDSVDPIWREFFSANSGGAAAQAAKATSAPTNGASGNGATAPAAPRPSTPPPPPPPVRSAGKPAAAPPSPEARPADSPPAASNGSAANGAARSRPALANTQTPKAGGKELADAPPAARRRSATATPNDMVAASAATAATAAKAAEGTGETATPLRGAAAAVVRNMNTSLEVPTATSVRAVPAKLMADNRIVINNFLKRNRGGKISFTHVIGYAIIRAVRDLPNMNRHYGEVDGKPQLITPAHVNLGLAIDLPGKGGTRNLVVVPIRNAESMTFTQFWNGYEQLVRKARAGQLTAEDYAGTTISLTNPGGIGTNLSVPRLMAGQSAIVGVGALEYPAEFQGASEQTLVDLGISKIVTLTSTYDHRVIQGAESGEFLKRIHQLLIGEDGFYDDIFASLRIPYEPVRWVQDLDSGRYGAAVDRTARVLEIIDAYRTRGHLMADTDPLNYRQRKHPDLDVLSHGLTLWDLEREFPVGGFNGRQYMKLRDVLGVLRDSYCRTVGVEYMHIMDPAQRRWIQQRVEVKHDKPAVEEQKYILGRLNSAEAFETFLQTKYIGQKRFSLEGGETVIALLDAALNRAAECGMDEVVIGMAHRGRLNVLANIVGKPYSQIFREFEGNMDPGQAHGSGDVKYHLGAEGKYIRPFGEGQVEVTLTANPSHLEVVDPVLEGVARAKQDLINLGEEGYTVMPLAIHGDAAFAGQGVVAETLNLSLLRGYRTGGTVHVIINNQVGFTTAPEQSRSSEYATDVAKMIQAPIFHVNGDDPEAAVWVAKLAVDYRQAFGRDVVIDMICYRRRGHNEGDDPSMTNPLMYQIIDGKRSVRRLYTEALIGRGDITPEDAEEALRDYHTQLERVFNEVRELEKAAAAPSPSVESEQAIPPRVETKVSKATLERIADVALDYPEGFTPHPRVKTVLERRVEMARQGGVDWAFGELLAFGSLAMEGRLVRLSGQDSRRGTFVQRHSALIDRKTGAEYLPLQHLSDDQGRVMIYDSALSEYAAVGFEYGYSVANREALVLWEAQFGDFVNGAQSVIDEYLSSGEAKWGQQSGVVLLLPHGHEGQGPDHTSGRIERFLQLCAEGSMTVAVPSTPANYFHLLRRHVLDGVHRPMVVFTPKSMLRNKAAVSSVEDFTEGKFESVIPDTALDPSEVKRVLLTSGKLYYELENYRRTHDITDTAILRIEQIYPVPRRKLAHYLEAYSGVTDVRWVQEEPANQGSWPFLALALPEMLPQLAGIKRISRRAMAAPSAGSARVHEVEQAAVIAAAFQA
- a CDS encoding ABC transporter transmembrane domain-containing protein, which produces MRRIWSYCWRHRTITLLAALSAVVGVGLGALVPLLTQVAIDDATAGSTAGLGWVVAGLVGLAVVQFGSSFLRRWAGGRLSLDVQHDMRQDVFSALQRLDGAGQDRLQTGQVVSRASSDLQMVQSLLAMVPLSAGQVVLFVASLAIMLTLSPLLTLTALIVVPAVVVVSRATRTVLFPATWSAQQSAAEVAGIVEENVTGVRVVKGFGQEEREVGRLDAGARRLFADRMRAVRLTGSITPALQGLTALGQVAVLGIGGYLALNGTITLGTFLAFTLYLAQLVAPTRMLTLLLVTAQQARASVERVLEIIDTLPVITDPEDPQPLPDGPLDVAFTGVRFGYAPDQPVLDSFELHVPAGRTVAVVGSSGSGKSTLSLLLPRFYDPQRGTVAVGGRDVRAVGLQELRGNVGVVFEEAFLFSDTIAANIAYGRPDADREQVRAAARAAEAADFIEALPQGYDTVIGERGLTLSGGQRQRLALARAMITDPRVLVLDDATSAVDPVTEAAILATLGRLTADRTTLLIAHRRSTLLLADVVAVMDRGRVVDMGPHDELLTRCQAYRDLLGGALAPAEPSGPAPAPTTAPDPVPAEPADAGSDPTGLTPELWPDPTDAPAPGRAVRAAAERIGPRGGGGMGGFLGSGPATPELLARVDALPAARDEPLALSGPTDDPGDESAPVEPGTPTPPFSLWRTLRPVRWLLALALLLVALDALAGLALPALVRYGVDHGVSAGSLGVILGATGVSLVVVGATYLIQRWQYIAAGRAGENVLYRLRRREFVHLQRLGLDYYEREMGGRILTRMTTDVDALSTFLQTGLVTAVVSLATFVGIAVVLLVMNAGLALIAFSVLPVVLVSTIVFRRYSARAYNDARDKVSVVNADLQENVAGLRVAQAMGRERTNADTFAARSEAYRRSRMRAQTAISLYFPLVALLSQLSAAAVLGMGTVWVVAGTLSVGTLIAFVLYLDSFFTPIQQLSQIFDSYQQAQVGLRRIGELLDTPTTTPPHPNPIAVTRADGDVRAQDVTFHYGAGPVGTAASGRPVDGGQRSAAALDGVTLDLRSGSTVAVVGSTGAGKSTLVKLIARYYDVTGGAIQVDGRDIRTFDLPSYRRRLGVVPQEPHLFSGTVRDNIAYGRPDATDAQVEAAARAVGAIGAIGRLPGGFRHPVDERGRNLSAGQRQLLSLARAELVDPDILLLDEATAALDPAAEAAVLTATERLARGRTTVVVAHRLTTAARADQIVVMEHGRVAEVGRHDELLGTGGAYHRLYAELTAASGGPSPTDGTNSVGPVTNRSAGEASITSIGSAP